In Capsicum annuum cultivar UCD-10X-F1 chromosome 7, UCD10Xv1.1, whole genome shotgun sequence, one genomic interval encodes:
- the LOC107876766 gene encoding uncharacterized protein LOC107876766, which produces MTITTRNGKTLSGPSISKAVENEKKPDPGAFTIPCTVGSMKFTKALYDLGESINLMPLDIYNKLRLGEPTPTTMRLVIVDRSVKRPVGILHVVPVKVDDFILPADFVILDCDVYFEVPIILGRPLLSMGRVLVDMELNEIKFRYGKREARFKMHPPMKQLEEINIFSVVDVFQENGNEVSIR; this is translated from the exons ATGACGATTACCACTCGAAATGGTAAGACATTATCTGGCCCTTCTATCAGCAAAGCTGTGGAGAATGAG aaaaagcctgATCCTGGAGCATTTACGATACCGTGCACagttgggtccatgaagtttaccaaagctttataTGACTTAGGAgaaagtattaatctgatgccacttgATATCTACAATAAGCTTAGATTGGGGGAACCTACCCCCACAACAATGCGTCTTGTGATAGTAGACAGATCGGTGAAGCGACCAGTTGGTATATTGCATGTTGTGCCGGTAAAAGTGGATGACTTTATTCTACCTGcagattttgtgatattggattgtgatgtttATTTTGAGGTACCtatcattttgggtagaccactaTTATCCATGGgaagagtattggttgatatggagctcaatgagATAAAGTTCAGGTATGGAAAAAGGGAGGCCAGATTCAAAATGCATCCTCCTATGAAGCAGTTGGAGGAGATAAATATCTTCTCAGTTGTGGATGTATTCCAGGAAAATGGTAATGAGGTATCGATACGGTag